The following proteins are co-located in the Anas platyrhynchos isolate ZD024472 breed Pekin duck chromosome 1, IASCAAS_PekinDuck_T2T, whole genome shotgun sequence genome:
- the HSPA13 gene encoding heat shock 70 kDa protein 13 isoform X1 translates to MAGQMAVLGSAVLALLLAGYLAQQYLPAPAPKVIGVDLGTTYCAVGVFLPGTGRVKVIADGSGRHSIPSVVSFTGSGVRVGYEGLELADADPQNTIYDAKRFIGKVFTPEELESESSRYPFKIFNNGGSAEFSVTTNETFHVTPEHIGSQLLLKLKRMAEDHLGMPISKAVISVPAEFDERQRNATVKAANLAGLEILRVINEPTAAAMAYGLHKADVFNVLVVDLGGGTLDVSLLNKQGGMFLTRAMAGNNKLGGQDFNQRLMQHLYDQLHQKYGSLPSRKEEIHRLRQAVEAVKLNLTVHEASTLRVLLTMPETKLTKELPEGEVKQNAVKGKPSQKTKDLEDLGDASNGENNFVKVVFEREISRKLFEVLNEDLFEKILMPIEQVLKEGHLHKAEVDEIVLVGGSTRIPKIRKVIRDFFGKEPNTSVDPDLAVVMGVAIQAGIVGGSWPLQVSAIEIPNKHLRKTNFN, encoded by the exons ATGGCGGGGCAGATGGCGGTGCTGG GCTCGGCCGTGCTGGCGCTGCTGCTGGCCGGGTACCTGGCGCAGCAGTACCTGCCCGCGCCCGCGCCCAAGGTGATCGGCGTCGATCTGGGCACGACCTACTGCGCCGTCGGCGTCTTTCTGCCCGGCACGGGGCGGGTGAAGGTGATCGCGGATGGAAGCGGGCGCCACAGCATCCCCAGCGTCGTGTCCTTCACCGGCAGCGGAGTGCGCGTGGGCTACGAGGGCCTGGAGCTGGCGGACGCGGACCCGCAGAACACCATCTACGACGCGAAGAGGTTCATCGGGAAGGTGTTCACTCCGGAAGAACTGGAAAGCGAAAGCAGTAGGTATCCGTTTAAG ATTTTCAACAATGGTGGATCAGCTGAATTTTCTGTGACAACTAACGAAACCTTTCATGTCACTCCAGAGCATATTGGCTCTCAGCTGCTACTGAAATTGaagagaatggcagaagaccaTCTTGGCATGCCCATTTCGAAGGCAGTCATCTCTGTGCCAGCAGAGTTTGATGAAAGGCAACGGAATGCTACTGTTAAGGCAGCTAACCTTGCAG GGCTAGAAATCTTGAGAGTAATCAATGAACCCACAGCTGCAGCTATGGCTTATGGACTACACAAAGCTGATGTGTTTAACGTTTTGGTGGTGGATTTGGGTGGAGGAACTTTGGATGTGTCTCTGTTGAACAAGCAGGGAGGGATGTTCCTCACGCGAGCCATGGCAG GTAACAACAAACTTGGAGGACAGGATTTTAATCAGAGGTTGATGCAGCATTTATATGATCAGCTCCATCAAAAATACGGTTCTCTGCCatcaagaaaagaagaaatacatcGCCTCAGACAAGCTGTGGAAGCAGTTAAATTAAATTTGACAGTTCATGAGGCATCTACGTTAAGGGTGTTGTTGACTATGCCAGAAACAAAGCTTACAAAAGAACTTCCGGAAGGTGAGGTAAAACAAAATGCTGTTAAAGGCAAGccttcacagaaaacaaaagacctGGAAGATCTTGGAGATGCTTCAAATGGAGAAAACAACTTTGTCAAAGTTGTGTTTGAAAGAGAAATCTCTAGGAAATTATTTGAAGTACTGAATGAGGACCTTTTTGAGAAGATTCTCATGCCCATTGAACAAGTGTTGAAGGAAGGCCACCTACACAAAGCCGAAGTGGATGAAATTGTGTTAGTTGGGGGCTCCACCCGGATTCCTAAAATACGCAAAGTTATTCGGGATTTCTTTGGGAAGGAACCTAACACCTCTGTAGACCCTGATCTAGCAGTTGTAATGGGTGTAGCTATCCAAGCAGGAATTGTTGGTGGGTCCTGGCCTCTCCAAGTCAGTGCTATAGAAATTCCTAATAAGCATTTACGGAAGACTAATTTTAATTAA
- the HSPA13 gene encoding heat shock 70 kDa protein 13 isoform X2, producing the protein MAGQMAVLGSAVLALLLAGYLAQQYLPAPAPKVIGVDLGTTYCAVGVFLPGTGRVKVIADGSGRHSIPSVVSFTGSGVRVGYEGLELADADPQNTIYDAKRFIGKVFTPEELESESKHIGSQLLLKLKRMAEDHLGMPISKAVISVPAEFDERQRNATVKAANLAGLEILRVINEPTAAAMAYGLHKADVFNVLVVDLGGGTLDVSLLNKQGGMFLTRAMAGNNKLGGQDFNQRLMQHLYDQLHQKYGSLPSRKEEIHRLRQAVEAVKLNLTVHEASTLRVLLTMPETKLTKELPEGEVKQNAVKGKPSQKTKDLEDLGDASNGENNFVKVVFEREISRKLFEVLNEDLFEKILMPIEQVLKEGHLHKAEVDEIVLVGGSTRIPKIRKVIRDFFGKEPNTSVDPDLAVVMGVAIQAGIVGGSWPLQVSAIEIPNKHLRKTNFN; encoded by the exons ATGGCGGGGCAGATGGCGGTGCTGG GCTCGGCCGTGCTGGCGCTGCTGCTGGCCGGGTACCTGGCGCAGCAGTACCTGCCCGCGCCCGCGCCCAAGGTGATCGGCGTCGATCTGGGCACGACCTACTGCGCCGTCGGCGTCTTTCTGCCCGGCACGGGGCGGGTGAAGGTGATCGCGGATGGAAGCGGGCGCCACAGCATCCCCAGCGTCGTGTCCTTCACCGGCAGCGGAGTGCGCGTGGGCTACGAGGGCCTGGAGCTGGCGGACGCGGACCCGCAGAACACCATCTACGACGCGAAGAGGTTCATCGGGAAGGTGTTCACTCCGGAAGAACTGGAAAGCGAAAGCA AGCATATTGGCTCTCAGCTGCTACTGAAATTGaagagaatggcagaagaccaTCTTGGCATGCCCATTTCGAAGGCAGTCATCTCTGTGCCAGCAGAGTTTGATGAAAGGCAACGGAATGCTACTGTTAAGGCAGCTAACCTTGCAG GGCTAGAAATCTTGAGAGTAATCAATGAACCCACAGCTGCAGCTATGGCTTATGGACTACACAAAGCTGATGTGTTTAACGTTTTGGTGGTGGATTTGGGTGGAGGAACTTTGGATGTGTCTCTGTTGAACAAGCAGGGAGGGATGTTCCTCACGCGAGCCATGGCAG GTAACAACAAACTTGGAGGACAGGATTTTAATCAGAGGTTGATGCAGCATTTATATGATCAGCTCCATCAAAAATACGGTTCTCTGCCatcaagaaaagaagaaatacatcGCCTCAGACAAGCTGTGGAAGCAGTTAAATTAAATTTGACAGTTCATGAGGCATCTACGTTAAGGGTGTTGTTGACTATGCCAGAAACAAAGCTTACAAAAGAACTTCCGGAAGGTGAGGTAAAACAAAATGCTGTTAAAGGCAAGccttcacagaaaacaaaagacctGGAAGATCTTGGAGATGCTTCAAATGGAGAAAACAACTTTGTCAAAGTTGTGTTTGAAAGAGAAATCTCTAGGAAATTATTTGAAGTACTGAATGAGGACCTTTTTGAGAAGATTCTCATGCCCATTGAACAAGTGTTGAAGGAAGGCCACCTACACAAAGCCGAAGTGGATGAAATTGTGTTAGTTGGGGGCTCCACCCGGATTCCTAAAATACGCAAAGTTATTCGGGATTTCTTTGGGAAGGAACCTAACACCTCTGTAGACCCTGATCTAGCAGTTGTAATGGGTGTAGCTATCCAAGCAGGAATTGTTGGTGGGTCCTGGCCTCTCCAAGTCAGTGCTATAGAAATTCCTAATAAGCATTTACGGAAGACTAATTTTAATTAA